Proteins co-encoded in one Treponema succinifaciens DSM 2489 genomic window:
- a CDS encoding LPD16 domain-containing protein gives MADTITQTSTISMEIINSEQYKRANIRFSGIPNEKVRTELKNEGWLYSRNHNVWYPRNIAAENSMEFAKHIKEAYFPEPHEEVKIITEASEKDELAFMIQSGSTLKEILSKLSDMYGENAVNEAFKEAGNQLEITKDERTELALQKKNSGEVFIIHKTDDYWDFMLYDRDLSDIDGGTTQDSNYSITDDMDIKNAAKIILDEFFSEEDFSVWEEIDYNQNESDGDFFTF, from the coding sequence ATGGCAGACACAATTACACAAACATCTACAATCTCAATGGAGATTATCAACAGCGAACAGTACAAACGAGCGAATATCCGCTTTTCGGGAATTCCGAATGAAAAAGTCCGCACGGAGCTTAAAAACGAAGGCTGGCTGTATTCACGCAATCATAATGTTTGGTATCCGCGAAACATAGCGGCAGAAAACAGCATGGAGTTTGCAAAACACATCAAAGAAGCGTATTTTCCTGAACCACACGAAGAAGTAAAAATCATTACAGAAGCAAGCGAAAAAGACGAGCTTGCGTTTATGATTCAAAGCGGCTCAACGCTCAAAGAAATTCTCTCAAAACTTTCGGATATGTACGGCGAAAATGCAGTAAACGAGGCGTTTAAAGAAGCCGGAAATCAGCTTGAAATTACAAAAGATGAACGCACAGAACTCGCCTTGCAGAAAAAAAACAGCGGGGAGGTCTTTATCATTCACAAAACCGATGATTACTGGGATTTTATGCTTTATGACCGAGACCTTTCAGACATTGACGGCGGAACTACACAGGATTCCAATTATAGTATCACAGACGATATGGACATCAAAAATGCTGCAAAAATTATTCTTGACGAATTTTTTAGTGAGGAAGATTTTTCCGTTTGGGAAGAAATTGATTACAATCAAAATGAAAGTGATGGGGATTTCTTCACTTTCTGA